In Dolichospermum flos-aquae CCAP 1403/13F, the following proteins share a genomic window:
- a CDS encoding serine/threonine-protein kinase, which translates to MSLCINPVCSQPNHPDNDENRFCQSCGSQLELIGRYRVLRLLSDKTGFGKIYEAYQQDTPKILKVLKEELTNDSKALALFQQEAKVLQQLNHPGIPQTEGYFPYQTRNNLILHCLVMEKIAGPNLEQWLKQQQNRPISEAQAIVWLKQLLEILDLVHNQQYLHRDIKPSNIMIRPDGQLVLIDFGTAREITRTYLANSGGMTAISSSGYSPPEQMRGQAIPSSDFFALGRTFVFLLTGFPPEQLYDPHLDILQWRHHANHVSPLLLDFIDWLISTEVSKRPSNAEEISRRLAAIEHQLTENTSATVNIGGSGKTEIINKPTTNNTVIPPQRQPEKLPLLSWFAALIVSLLLLWWVSLAFRNTKFAALPPDYGQTPVKKGKVDYFPYEEGKDSQGRVAEFNIAVLSVEYKWQLGSTYQIKYNDQTITLDSLKSNLEQEGIQKIMENPSEIISVGTASCEGNITAEQSRALERSQQIQLLGKKIFSNTPSVKGYRLLNLGQFQRKDCQANQDSTAYQRSIIIIGVKKQAQGVILDEALRDRLEKKPFADFKLEDYSLGSPDKFKTIPSNL; encoded by the coding sequence ATGAGCCTTTGCATTAATCCAGTTTGTTCTCAACCTAATCATCCAGATAATGACGAAAACCGTTTTTGTCAAAGTTGTGGTTCTCAATTGGAATTGATAGGACGTTATCGAGTATTACGTTTATTAAGTGATAAAACTGGATTTGGCAAAATTTACGAAGCCTATCAACAAGACACCCCAAAAATCCTCAAAGTTCTCAAAGAAGAATTAACAAATGATAGTAAAGCCTTAGCACTATTTCAACAAGAAGCCAAGGTTTTACAACAACTAAATCATCCTGGTATTCCGCAAACAGAAGGTTATTTTCCCTATCAAACCAGAAATAATCTCATATTGCATTGTCTGGTGATGGAAAAAATTGCAGGACCTAATTTAGAACAATGGTTAAAGCAACAACAAAACCGCCCCATTTCTGAAGCTCAAGCCATAGTCTGGTTAAAACAATTATTAGAAATTTTAGATTTAGTTCATAACCAACAATATTTACATAGAGATATTAAACCATCAAATATCATGATTCGTCCAGATGGACAATTAGTATTAATTGACTTTGGTACAGCCAGAGAAATTACCAGAACCTATTTAGCAAATAGTGGAGGAATGACAGCAATTTCATCATCAGGTTATAGTCCTCCAGAACAAATGCGAGGACAAGCCATACCTTCATCAGATTTCTTTGCTTTAGGACGGACATTTGTATTTTTATTAACGGGATTTCCCCCCGAACAATTATATGATCCTCATTTAGATATCTTACAATGGCGACATCATGCCAATCATGTTTCTCCATTATTATTAGATTTCATTGATTGGTTAATATCAACAGAAGTCAGTAAACGCCCTAGCAATGCTGAAGAGATTTCTAGAAGATTAGCAGCAATTGAACATCAACTTACAGAAAATACATCCGCAACTGTGAATATTGGCGGGTCAGGAAAAACAGAAATAATTAATAAACCAACTACTAATAATACCGTTATTCCTCCACAAAGACAACCCGAAAAATTACCATTATTATCCTGGTTTGCAGCTTTAATAGTTTCTTTATTACTACTTTGGTGGGTATCATTAGCATTTAGAAATACTAAATTTGCGGCTTTACCTCCTGACTATGGACAAACACCAGTTAAAAAAGGCAAAGTTGATTATTTTCCCTATGAAGAAGGGAAAGATAGTCAAGGGAGAGTTGCAGAATTTAATATTGCAGTTTTATCAGTAGAATATAAATGGCAATTAGGTAGCACATATCAGATTAAATATAATGATCAAACTATTACCCTTGATTCCTTAAAATCTAATTTAGAACAAGAAGGAATCCAGAAAATTATGGAAAATCCCAGCGAGATTATTTCTGTGGGAACAGCTTCTTGTGAAGGTAATATTACCGCCGAACAAAGTCGCGCTTTAGAACGTTCTCAACAAATTCAATTATTAGGAAAAAAGATATTTAGTAATACACCCAGTGTTAAAGGTTATCGGTTATTAAATTTGGGACAATTTCAGAGAAAAGATTGTCAAGCCAACCAAGACTCAACAGCCTATCAACGCAGTATTATTATCATTGGGGTGAAAAAACAAGCCCAAGGGGTAATATTAGATGAAGCTTTAAGAGATAGATTAGAGAAAAAACCATTTGCTGATTTTAAATTAGAGGATTATTCTCTGGGTTCACCAGATAAATTTAAAACCATACCCAGTAATTTATAG
- a CDS encoding ABC transporter permease: MKKNIKKFWTLLSVYYTYMLEYRSELIFWVLAGSLPIIMMGIWVQAAESGKFAFRSVDFTRYFFAVFLARQITIVWVIYDFEREVLTGKLSPKLLQPLDPVWHHIANHIGERFARMPFVLILSIFFFVLYPQAFWLPSIANLLLFILAVIMAFALRFIIQYTFAMVAFWTERAAALENLWLLFFVFLSGLIAPLDVFPENVRNIVMWTPFPYMINFPASILVGLPVDLTRGFLSIAGWFLIFLGINRFLWRMGLKKYSGMGA, encoded by the coding sequence ATGAAAAAAAATATTAAAAAATTCTGGACTTTACTATCAGTATACTATACTTATATGTTGGAATATAGGTCAGAATTAATATTCTGGGTTTTAGCTGGTTCTTTACCAATTATTATGATGGGTATATGGGTACAAGCTGCTGAAAGTGGTAAATTTGCTTTTAGATCTGTAGATTTTACTCGATATTTTTTCGCAGTTTTTCTGGCTAGACAAATCACCATTGTTTGGGTAATTTATGACTTTGAAAGGGAAGTATTAACAGGTAAACTCTCACCAAAATTATTACAGCCTTTAGATCCAGTTTGGCATCATATTGCGAATCATATTGGTGAAAGATTTGCTCGAATGCCTTTTGTATTAATTCTATCAATATTCTTTTTTGTTTTATATCCCCAAGCTTTTTGGTTGCCAAGTATAGCTAATTTATTACTATTTATATTAGCGGTAATTATGGCTTTTGCTTTAAGATTTATAATTCAATATACCTTTGCTATGGTTGCATTTTGGACAGAAAGAGCCGCAGCTTTAGAAAATTTATGGTTGTTGTTTTTTGTATTTTTATCAGGTTTGATAGCACCTTTAGATGTTTTTCCAGAAAACGTCAGAAACATAGTTATGTGGACACCTTTTCCCTACATGATTAATTTTCCAGCGAGTATTTTGGTAGGACTACCTGTAGATTTAACCAGAGGATTTTTATCAATTGCCGGTTGGTTTCTCATATTTTTAGGAATCAATCGTTTTTTATGGCGTATGGGTTTAAAAAAGTATTCAGGTATGGGGGCTTAA
- a CDS encoding ABC transporter ATP-binding protein, translated as MSIIIAENLNKSYPVAIKDPGIGGTISHFFRRTYRNINAVQDVSFSIEPGEIVGFLGPNGAGKTTTLKMLTGLIHPSQGTVKVGGFVPFNRQEAFLQKITLVMGQKQQLIWDLPALDSLRINAAVYNISDKEFQRRVGELTEMLALAGKLTQPVRKLSLGERMKAELLAALLHRPQVLFLDEPTLGLDVNAQAGVRNFLKEYNQLYQATILLTSHYMADITALCERVLLIHEGKLMYDGRLDGLLASFAPYREIYVELVQPLSLEQLMPYGDVQMLEGRAVRFIVPQAAMTRTVSQILADLEVVDLTVTEPPVEEVIGRVFQKGFNH; from the coding sequence ATGTCAATTATCATTGCAGAAAACCTGAATAAATCCTATCCAGTAGCGATTAAAGACCCAGGGATAGGGGGAACAATTAGCCACTTTTTTCGCCGGACTTATCGCAATATTAACGCTGTTCAGGATGTTTCTTTTAGCATTGAGCCTGGGGAAATTGTCGGTTTTTTGGGACCCAATGGCGCAGGTAAAACTACAACTTTGAAAATGCTCACAGGATTAATTCATCCCTCTCAAGGTACAGTTAAAGTTGGTGGATTTGTTCCCTTTAATCGTCAAGAAGCATTTTTACAAAAAATCACTTTAGTGATGGGACAAAAACAGCAATTAATTTGGGATTTACCAGCCCTAGATTCTCTGAGAATTAACGCTGCTGTTTATAATATTTCTGACAAAGAATTTCAGCGTCGAGTTGGGGAATTAACAGAAATGCTGGCTTTAGCAGGTAAATTAACCCAACCAGTGCGAAAATTATCATTAGGTGAAAGAATGAAGGCTGAACTGTTAGCAGCACTTTTACACCGTCCCCAAGTTTTATTTCTAGATGAACCAACTTTAGGATTAGATGTTAATGCTCAAGCAGGAGTACGTAACTTTTTAAAAGAATATAATCAGCTATATCAAGCAACCATATTATTAACGAGTCATTACATGGCTGATATTACAGCTTTGTGTGAACGGGTGTTATTAATTCACGAAGGAAAATTAATGTATGATGGTAGATTAGATGGGTTATTAGCAAGTTTTGCCCCTTATCGAGAAATTTATGTAGAGTTAGTTCAACCATTATCACTAGAACAACTTATGCCCTATGGTGATGTACAAATGCTAGAAGGAAGAGCAGTTAGATTTATTGTGCCACAAGCAGCCATGACTCGCACTGTTTCCCAAATTTTAGCCGATTTGGAAGTGGTAGATTTAACAGTCACAGAACCACCAGTAGAAGAAGTAATTGGTAGAGTTTTTCAAAAAGGATTTAACCATTGA
- a CDS encoding AAA-like domain-containing protein, whose protein sequence is MNTHTYQVGGSLINNAPSYVERQTDIEIYNALKKSEFCYVLNCRQMGKSSLLVRTKHHLEQEGFKCTSIDITNIGSENITASQWYKGIIADLCRGFKLLGKFNLKSWWQTGDDISLVHKLSQFIAELLTQFPEERLIIFIDEIDSILSLDFPVDDFFALIRYCYNQRAIDPEYQRLTFAIFGVATPSDLIQDAKRTPFNIGQAIDLKGFQIAEVDSLIRGLELVIPNPYPVMKQILDWTGGQPFLTQKLCSLITNFQVSGDYLDFDKGYEEFWLDNIVNDYIIKNWESQDEPEHLRTIRDRLLYNQQLVSRLLGIYQQILQGVEVKSDDSREQVELLLSGLVVKQVGLLIVKNRIYAEVFNLDWVEKQLANLRPYSQTFNAWLTSQQTDESRLLRGQALADAQAWAWDKSLTNLDNQFLAKSAELERREQQLILGAEKSKNMEIQLLEQQKNARLQKLILGVISTALLTAVSLGGISFWLYRQSLQSERLAKISEIKALISSSNGNFKSHQELEAVRDAIKAKRKLKKLNINNPELDHLTDNVVRQASYGAQERNRLSGHNLGLVWDLAWSPDSQKMAVTNRDEVSLWQKNGKLLRTFKGHHAIVSTVAFSPDGKVIASGSLDKTVKLWSVNGQKLKTISVNGEVKSIAFSPDGQLLAIGMNNGNLGLWNLAAEKLTIIKAHKLTIYKVLFTPDGKKLVTGSFDGTAILWSQDGKKLVSFNRGKDAVRGLAISPDGKRLATGGNNKKIEIWSLDGKKISNFEGQYSVIAIAFSADSQTIAAASWDKVVKIWSIDGKDLLTLEGHQQAIWAIAWSPDGKILATGSLDNSVKLWQLQNPLLTVLRGHQLNLTQAAISPNGKIIATTGWDYVINIWQRNGKLLKSLKGHQNGITSVVFSPDGQYLATGSYDKTIKIWNIDGTLIDTLSGHTASIDNIALSPDGKLLASVSFDQTLRLWQRDYKKPFSFRWQKTIQAHKEPIVSVEFSPDGQVLATGSYDKTVRLWNREGQLLHTLKGHNGQVFDVTFSPDGKLIASLSDDHTIKLWQANGKLLKILITSKAGLNKIKFSPDGRMISAASEDNTINLWDLDGKPIITLFGHRGVVSSLTFSADGKSLVSVSGDRTAIIWNLPQIFATNDLDYACNWVKDYLQNNQELENSEENNSSGDKLSTRHLCDH, encoded by the coding sequence ATGAATACTCATACATATCAAGTCGGTGGTAGTCTCATAAATAATGCGCCTAGTTACGTAGAAAGACAAACAGATATAGAAATATATAACGCTTTAAAAAAGAGTGAATTTTGTTATGTTCTTAACTGTCGTCAAATGGGTAAATCGTCCCTGTTAGTGAGAACTAAACATCATTTAGAACAAGAAGGATTCAAATGTACATCAATTGATATAACGAATATTGGTAGTGAAAATATCACTGCAAGTCAATGGTATAAGGGCATAATCGCCGATTTATGTAGAGGATTTAAACTTTTAGGAAAATTCAATTTAAAATCATGGTGGCAAACAGGAGATGATATTTCTTTAGTCCATAAATTAAGTCAGTTTATTGCGGAATTATTAACCCAATTTCCAGAAGAAAGGCTAATTATTTTTATAGATGAAATTGATAGTATCCTCAGCTTGGATTTTCCCGTAGATGATTTTTTTGCCTTAATTAGATACTGCTATAATCAAAGAGCCATAGATCCAGAATATCAGCGGTTGACATTTGCAATTTTTGGAGTAGCAACTCCATCAGATTTAATTCAAGATGCGAAAAGAACACCTTTTAATATTGGTCAAGCCATTGATTTAAAAGGATTTCAAATAGCAGAAGTTGATTCTTTAATTAGAGGATTAGAGTTAGTCATACCAAATCCTTACCCAGTCATGAAACAAATTTTAGATTGGACAGGAGGGCAGCCTTTTTTAACCCAAAAGTTATGTAGTCTCATCACTAATTTTCAAGTAAGTGGTGATTACTTAGATTTTGATAAAGGTTATGAAGAGTTTTGGTTAGATAATATTGTCAATGACTATATTATTAAAAATTGGGAATCTCAAGACGAACCAGAACATTTAAGAACTATTCGAGATCGATTACTTTATAATCAACAGCTTGTAAGTAGATTATTAGGAATTTATCAGCAAATTTTGCAAGGTGTAGAAGTAAAAAGTGATGATAGTCGAGAACAAGTAGAATTATTGCTATCAGGTTTAGTAGTTAAACAAGTAGGATTATTAATTGTTAAAAACCGTATTTATGCCGAAGTATTTAACTTAGATTGGGTAGAAAAACAATTAGCTAATTTACGTCCCTACTCGCAAACTTTTAATGCGTGGTTAACTTCCCAACAAACTGATGAATCTCGCTTACTAAGAGGACAAGCATTAGCGGATGCTCAAGCTTGGGCTTGGGATAAAAGTCTAACAAATTTAGATAATCAATTTCTAGCTAAAAGTGCAGAATTAGAACGACGAGAACAACAGCTTATTTTAGGAGCAGAAAAATCCAAAAATATGGAAATTCAACTGCTTGAACAACAAAAAAATGCTCGTTTACAAAAACTCATCTTGGGAGTAATTAGTACAGCTTTGTTAACTGCTGTCAGCTTAGGGGGGATATCTTTCTGGTTATATCGTCAATCTCTTCAAAGTGAAAGATTAGCAAAAATTAGTGAAATTAAAGCCCTGATATCCTCTTCTAATGGGAACTTTAAATCCCATCAAGAATTAGAAGCAGTAAGGGATGCTATTAAAGCAAAAAGAAAATTAAAAAAATTAAATATTAATAATCCTGAACTGGATCACCTAACTGATAATGTTGTCCGTCAAGCTAGTTATGGAGCGCAAGAACGGAATCGCTTATCAGGTCATAATCTTGGTTTAGTTTGGGATTTAGCTTGGAGTCCTGATAGCCAAAAGATGGCAGTTACCAATCGAGATGAAGTGTCATTGTGGCAGAAAAATGGCAAATTACTCCGCACATTTAAAGGTCATCATGCTATAGTTTCCACAGTTGCTTTTAGTCCTGATGGGAAAGTTATTGCTTCCGGTAGTCTGGATAAAACTGTCAAACTTTGGTCTGTGAATGGGCAAAAGTTGAAAACTATTTCTGTGAATGGGGAAGTTAAAAGTATAGCTTTTAGTCCTGATGGTCAACTCTTAGCAATTGGCATGAATAATGGTAATTTAGGATTGTGGAATTTAGCAGCGGAAAAACTAACTATAATTAAGGCTCATAAACTAACTATTTATAAAGTTCTATTTACTCCCGATGGAAAAAAATTAGTAACAGGTAGTTTTGATGGTACAGCAATTCTTTGGAGTCAAGACGGGAAAAAATTAGTTAGCTTTAATCGTGGTAAAGATGCTGTGCGTGGTTTAGCCATTTCTCCTGATGGTAAGCGGTTAGCTACAGGTGGTAATAATAAAAAGATAGAAATTTGGAGTCTCGATGGTAAAAAAATCAGTAATTTTGAGGGACAATATTCAGTAATTGCGATCGCCTTTAGTGCCGATAGTCAAACTATTGCTGCTGCCAGTTGGGATAAAGTAGTGAAAATATGGAGTATAGACGGTAAAGACTTACTAACTTTAGAAGGACATCAACAAGCAATTTGGGCGATCGCTTGGAGTCCAGATGGTAAAATTCTAGCTACAGGCAGTTTAGATAATAGCGTTAAACTTTGGCAATTACAAAATCCCTTACTCACAGTTTTAAGAGGTCATCAACTCAACTTAACACAAGCTGCCATCAGTCCTAATGGGAAAATCATTGCTACCACAGGTTGGGATTATGTCATCAATATTTGGCAACGTAATGGCAAATTACTCAAAAGTTTAAAAGGACATCAAAATGGTATTACCTCCGTTGTCTTTAGTCCAGATGGCCAGTATTTAGCAACTGGTAGTTATGATAAAACCATCAAAATCTGGAACATAGATGGTACTCTCATAGATACTCTTTCAGGGCATACTGCGAGCATTGACAATATTGCCTTGAGTCCTGATGGTAAACTTCTCGCTTCTGTTAGTTTTGATCAAACTCTACGGCTTTGGCAACGAGATTACAAAAAACCATTTAGCTTTCGTTGGCAAAAAACTATCCAAGCACATAAAGAACCTATTGTTAGTGTAGAATTTAGTCCTGATGGTCAAGTGTTAGCAACTGGCAGTTATGATAAAACAGTCCGTCTATGGAATAGAGAGGGTCAACTCCTCCACACCTTAAAAGGACATAACGGCCAAGTTTTTGATGTCACCTTTAGTCCTGATGGTAAATTAATTGCATCGTTAAGTGACGATCATACTATCAAATTATGGCAAGCCAATGGCAAGTTATTAAAAATATTGATAACTTCAAAAGCGGGATTGAACAAGATAAAATTTAGTCCAGACGGAAGAATGATCTCTGCTGCTAGTGAAGATAACACCATCAACCTTTGGGATCTTGATGGTAAGCCAATCATTACCTTATTTGGTCATCGAGGAGTGGTTTCTTCCTTAACCTTTAGTGCTGATGGTAAAAGTTTAGTATCCGTTAGTGGCGATCGCACTGCCATTATCTGGAATTTACCCCAAATCTTTGCTACTAACGACTTAGATTATGCTTGTAACTGGGTAAAAGATTATTTACAAAATAATCAGGAACTAGAAAATTCAGAAGAAAATAATTCTTCTGGGGACAAGCTTTCTACTCGTCATTTGTGCGATCATTAG
- a CDS encoding AAA-like domain-containing protein has product MKKNITLPGDPLPFNSCFYIERPPVESDAYAELLKPGSLIRIKAPRHMGKSSLMLQLIHQAQIHEYSVVTIDFKLVDTQTFLSLNNFLRWFCMNVARQLSLASDLDDYWDEEIGSKVSASIYFESYLLEQIKSPLVLILNEVDYAFQYQQIAQDFLLLLRNWHEQAKQTPIWQKVRLVLLHSTEVYIPLNINQSPFNVGLSLKLPEFTVEQVTELARRYELDWCDSQAVKNLMYWVGGQPYLIHQALYDLYQQKISLPELLDNCTKGKYIYSGYLRNLLNILLQDAELSQAYNQVVNSTGNNIFLSDNLVYKLDSLGLIKLSGYNYEPFCELYRLFFQKSLLIESNAIPWDKLKKENEKLQLLVNIDQLTQVANRKCFDETLEIEWERMTYIQEPLSLILADLDNFKFHNDTYGHQSGDNCLHKIAQAINSVIKNPDHLVARYGGEEFVLILPQVDAEAAIFIAEEIRETVKSLRIKIPELTKKNQLTNMISLTISLGIACIIPSGDFSLREFFEAADQAMYQAKKLGRDRTILSSKFNFGYDE; this is encoded by the coding sequence ATGAAGAAAAATATTACTTTACCAGGTGATCCACTACCATTCAATTCCTGCTTTTATATTGAACGCCCTCCTGTTGAAAGCGATGCTTATGCAGAATTACTCAAACCAGGGAGTTTAATTCGGATTAAAGCACCTCGGCACATGGGCAAAAGTTCTTTAATGTTACAGCTAATTCACCAAGCTCAAATACATGAATATTCCGTAGTTACTATAGACTTTAAACTAGTAGATACCCAAACTTTTTTGAGCCTGAATAATTTTTTACGCTGGTTTTGTATGAATGTGGCTCGGCAGTTGTCACTTGCATCGGATTTGGATGATTATTGGGATGAGGAAATTGGTAGTAAAGTTAGTGCTTCAATTTATTTCGAGAGTTATTTATTAGAGCAAATTAAAAGTCCATTGGTTTTAATTTTAAATGAAGTAGATTATGCTTTTCAATATCAACAAATTGCTCAAGATTTTCTACTTCTCCTCCGCAATTGGCATGAACAAGCTAAACAAACTCCGATTTGGCAAAAGGTTCGGTTAGTATTATTGCACTCCACTGAAGTTTATATCCCTTTAAATATCAATCAATCTCCCTTTAATGTTGGTTTGTCATTGAAATTACCAGAATTTACAGTCGAGCAAGTAACAGAATTAGCTAGACGGTATGAATTGGATTGGTGTGATAGTCAAGCTGTGAAAAACTTAATGTATTGGGTGGGAGGACAGCCATATTTAATTCATCAGGCTTTATATGATCTCTACCAGCAGAAAATTTCTTTACCAGAACTATTAGATAATTGTACAAAGGGTAAATATATTTACAGCGGATATTTAAGAAATTTACTCAATATATTGCTACAAGATGCAGAATTGTCTCAAGCATATAATCAAGTTGTGAATTCTACAGGTAACAATATATTTTTGTCGGACAATTTGGTTTATAAATTAGATAGTTTAGGGTTAATTAAATTAAGTGGCTATAATTATGAACCTTTTTGCGAACTGTATCGTTTATTTTTTCAAAAAAGTTTACTAATAGAAAGTAATGCTATTCCGTGGGATAAATTAAAAAAAGAAAATGAAAAATTGCAATTGTTAGTTAATATTGATCAACTAACTCAAGTTGCTAATCGTAAATGTTTTGATGAAACTTTGGAAATAGAATGGGAAAGAATGACATACATCCAAGAACCTCTATCTTTAATATTAGCAGATTTGGATAACTTTAAATTTCATAATGACACCTATGGACATCAGAGTGGTGATAATTGTTTACATAAAATTGCTCAAGCAATTAATTCAGTAATTAAAAATCCAGATCATTTAGTTGCTCGTTATGGTGGTGAAGAGTTTGTATTAATTTTGCCACAAGTTGACGCAGAAGCAGCTATATTCATTGCTGAAGAAATCAGAGAAACAGTAAAATCATTGAGAATTAAAATTCCTGAATTAACCAAAAAAAATCAATTAACAAACATGATTAGCTTAACCATAAGCTTAGGAATTGCCTGTATCATTCCTTCAGGAGATTTTTCCTTAAGAGAATTTTTTGAAGCGGCTGATCAAGCAATGTATCAAGCTAAGAAATTAGGGCGCGATCGCACTATTTTGAGTTCTAAATTTAACTTTGGCTATGATGAATAA
- a CDS encoding mannose-1-phosphate guanylyltransferase, whose amino-acid sequence MNNLFFPVILAGGKGERFWPLSRLDRPKQFLSLDGSSRSLLQATADRLLTLAGGWENLWVITSSPIAQGVREQLPDLPVANLLIESEGRDTAAAVAWTSLEIKKRYGEDAIIGFFPADHWIADQEIFAETLAAAMDLATKKAAIVTLGIKPNFPSTGYGYIEQGEKIGSFNNLPAYHVHRFTEKPDRETAETFLSTGRFSWNSGMFVFRASVVLEELRTHAPEIIKPLEQHGPDIYPQLPKKSIDYALMEKTSLAYVLPVAFGWDDLGDWNAIERLLKQSDNPNVELATHVGLDTQGAIVYASNPDDVIVTIGLEDVVIVRDRNVTLVVKKDRTQEIKQILKILQTDSRFTGLL is encoded by the coding sequence ATGAATAATTTATTTTTTCCTGTGATTCTGGCTGGTGGTAAAGGTGAGCGTTTTTGGCCTTTGAGCCGACTAGACCGACCTAAACAATTTTTAAGCCTTGATGGTAGCTCTAGAAGCTTACTACAAGCAACTGCTGATCGATTGTTAACTCTGGCTGGGGGTTGGGAAAACTTGTGGGTAATTACGTCTAGTCCCATTGCTCAAGGGGTCAGAGAACAACTTCCTGATTTGCCTGTTGCAAATTTACTCATTGAATCAGAGGGTCGAGACACTGCTGCTGCTGTTGCTTGGACAAGTTTAGAAATTAAAAAGCGTTACGGGGAAGACGCTATTATTGGCTTTTTTCCGGCTGACCACTGGATTGCTGACCAGGAGATATTTGCCGAAACTTTAGCCGCTGCGATGGACTTGGCAACTAAGAAAGCAGCAATTGTGACTTTGGGGATTAAACCTAATTTCCCCTCAACTGGCTATGGTTATATTGAACAAGGTGAAAAAATAGGTAGCTTTAATAACTTGCCAGCCTATCATGTTCACAGATTTACTGAAAAGCCCGACCGAGAAACGGCAGAAACTTTTTTATCAACGGGACGGTTTAGCTGGAATAGTGGTATGTTCGTTTTTCGAGCCAGTGTGGTTTTAGAAGAATTACGCACCCATGCACCAGAAATTATTAAACCTTTAGAACAACATGGACCTGATATTTATCCCCAGTTACCTAAGAAAAGTATAGATTACGCGCTGATGGAAAAAACCAGTCTAGCTTATGTTTTGCCTGTAGCATTTGGTTGGGATGATCTGGGTGATTGGAATGCTATTGAACGTTTACTGAAGCAGTCTGATAATCCTAATGTAGAACTTGCTACTCATGTGGGCTTAGATACCCAAGGAGCAATTGTTTATGCCTCCAATCCTGATGATGTAATTGTGACTATTGGTTTAGAAGATGTGGTAATTGTGCGCGATCGCAATGTTACCCTAGTAGTTAAAAAAGACCGTACCCAAGAAATTAAGCAGATCCTCAAAATTCTGCAAACCGATAGCCGCTTTACTGGCCTATTGTAA